CGCCTCCGTCTCGACTTCGACGAACTCCCCGACCCCGGCGACCGAATCCAGCGTCACGGCGTACTCCGCGAGCGAGAAGCGCTCGCGTACCTTCTCGACGGTTTCGACCGGAACGAACCCGAGCGAGTCGAGGATCGCCGCCGCCGCGTCGCCGTCCCCGAGGTCCGTCTCGTACTCCTCGCGCGTCTTCGACGTCTCCCCGATCAACGGCCCCTTGTACGTGAGTCTCGCTCGCTCCGTACCGCCGCGCTCCTCGCGACGCACCCGAAGCGCCTCGTCCGTCTCGGCGAAGTCGCGCGTCGGCGCGTCGTAATACGTGTCGCGCTGTGTGATCGCGCCGCGAGCGCTCGCCCCCAGTTCCCGCAAGGCGTCCCGTACCCGCCCGTGGTCGGCCCGGACCTTCATCTCGACCTCGTACATACGCCTTCGGACGGACCGAAGCGCCGAAAAGCGTCCGTTTTCCCCTCATCCGGTCTTTGACACCGGCTAACGTCGCCGGTGAGATCGCGCCTCGTCACGAGCCCCTCCCCCGATTAGCCGCCCGCTAGAGTCGCCCAGCGACGGCGGCGATTCTCGCGTTCGTCGGTGGGGTTCGTCGACGCAGACGTGAACCGATTACCCGTTTCCTATAGTACTGATATTATCGTGGATAAGTAAGTATCAACGAATGAATCATACAGGCGATGCGCGACATAAACCGTCGACGTATGATCCAGCTGTCCGGTGGCATAGCGCTCGCGAGCATGGCCGGCTGTCTCGGCAGCGACGACGATCCGAAGGACACCGACGAGAAGAACGACCCTGACGACGGCGAGAATACCAAGGATGGCGGCGAGAACGACAAGCCCAAAAGCGGGGATGACGCCCCGAAGGTCGACGTCGAGACCCACGACGGCAAGACGGTCACGGTCGAGGCCAGGGACAAACCGACCATCGTGATGTTCGCCGACATCGAAAGCGAGGAGTGTAAGTCCTACTCGAAGACGCTGGTCGACCTCCACGAGGAGTACCACGACCGCGCGTACGTGGTCACGATCAACTCCAACCTGGACGTCTCGAAGGAGGACCTCAAGGCGTTCCACGAGGAGTACGGCGGCGACTGGGACCACGCGATGGGTCACGCCAAGGCCCTCGAGAAGTACGGCATCGAGGCCTCGGTGACGATCTGTGTCATCGACGAGCACGGAAAGATCGCCTTCCGTATCGACGGCGAAATCGACCGGGAGACGGTCGAGAAGCTCCTCGAGGCCTACGCCAACGGCGAGATCGATCAAAAGGACATCGAGGAGGTCATCGAAGCGTACCGAAAGGGCGAGATCGACGAAAAAGACGTCGAAGAGGCGATCGAAACGTACGCCGACGATTGATGCTGTCGGTCATACCTCCGATCAACCGTTGGCAGGACGGGACCGACTCGCGCCGTAGTCCGTCAGCTCGGGCACACGCCGTCGACTGTCCCGTGATCAACGGTATGAACCGCCGCTGATCGTCCGCGTCCGTGGCGGACACGAAACGTTGTTCTTAAGGCGCGAACGCCTGTCGTCTGTGGTATGAGTGACGAAGAAGAGGCAGACGCAGCCGACGAACCCGAGACCGACGCCGAGACGGAGGCGGAGTCTCAGTCGGACGAGGACGCCTCGGAAGGGGCCGACGGGCTCTCCGACGGCGACTTCGTTCGTCTCGCGTACACGGCACGCACGGTCGAGGACGACCAGCTCGTCGACACCACGGATCGGGAGATCGCGGAGGACGAGGGCGTCGACGTCGAGGAGCGGAACATCGAGCCGCGCGTGATCGCGCTCGGCGCGGGCCACCTCTTCGAGACGGTCGAGGCCGACATCGAGGGCAAGGAGGCCGGCGATTCGGGAAGCGTCGTCGTCCCTGCCGAGGAGGCCTTCGGCGAGTACAGCGAGGACGAGGTCCGCACCGTCAGCGCCGAGAAGATCCCCGAGGACGACCGCTACCCCGGCGCACACGTCGACATCGACGGCCAGCACGGCCACGTCGAGACCGTCATCGGCGGGCGCGCCCGCGTCGACTTCAACCACCCGCTCGCGGGCGAGGACATCGAGTACGAGTACGAGATCGTCGAGGAGGTCGAGGACCGCGTCGACCGCGCGAAGGGGATGCTCTCGATGTTCGTCGACGCCGACCTCGAGATGTGGGTCGAGACCGACGAGGTCGAGGAGGAGACGGTCGTCGAACCCGACGAAGAGGACGAAGACGCCGAACCCGAGACCGAGGTCGAAACGGTCGAGAAGGAGACGCTGTACATCGAGGCCACGCCACAGCTGACGATGAACCAGCAGTGGATGTTCCAGAAACAGCAGATCGCCCAGGACCTGATGGACCGGCTGGACCTCGATCGGGTCATCATCCAGGAGACCATCGAGGGCGGCGGCATGATGGGCGGTCTCGGCGGCATGATGGGCGGCATGGGCGGCGGTGGCGGCGTCGAGGAGGCGCTCGAGGACGCCGACGTCGACGCCGACGAGATCGTCGAGGAACTCGAAGGCGAACTCGACGCAGAGGAGTAGTCAGGCGATATCCCGGCTCGTATCGATCCGGACCCGTTCTGCGAGTTCGAGTTTGATCGTCTCGCTCAGCGCACGTCCGCCGCGGAACTTCGGGACCGCGAGCCGGTTCTCGATGGACTCGCCGCTGATCGTCGTCTCGAGCGAGAACACCACGTCGGCCATGTACTCGGTGAGGTCGCGTCCCGCCGGCGGGTCGTTGCCCGCGAGACAGTGTAACACCGCGACGCTCTCGGTGTTAACCATCGCCGTCTGCAGCCCGTTCATGAACCGTCGATACCGGGCGGGATCGCGCCGCTCCAGGGCGTCGACCGGATCGACGATCACCGTGGCCCCGTTCGGGACCGTCTCGACGAGGCGGCTCACCTCGTCCAGCGGGGCGTCGCTCGCGACCTGCTCGATCTCGGGGGTTCCCGTCGGGGCGGTGGTCCGCTCGAACGCGTCGCGGACCGCCTCCACCGACCGCTCGGTCGTGAGATACAGCGTCTCGCGGGGGGCGGTGAGTTCGTACAACAGCAGTTCCGACTGGCTCGCCGGCGCGGCCGAGAGCGCGACGACGCTGCCCGCGGGGATCCCGCCGCTCAACTTCCGGTCGAGCACGTCGATCCCCGTCGGTAAGCGTCGACTCATCTCTAGAATGGTATATCATTCAACAGAAATAAACCTTCGCCCGGTTAGAACGCCGATCGGAGGTGCTCCTCGTAGAACTCGAAAAAGCCCTCCTGATCGGGGCCGATCTGGTGGAAGTAGACGTGGTCGTAGCCGGCGTCGACGCAGGCCTCGACGCTGTCGACGAACGGTTCGGGGTCCGGCCCCAGCGGCGTGGCGCTCTCGGCGACGTCCTCGCGGTCGACCATCTCCGCGGCCTGCTCGAAGTGCGCCGGCGTCGGCAGGACCTGGCTCAACTCGCCCGATATCTCGCCGTTGGGCCACGTCTCGTAGACGGTGTCGAGCGCCTCCTCCTCGCTCTCGGCGTAACAGACGTCGATCTGGGCGTATTTCGGGCCGTCGCCGCCGGCCTCGGCGTAGGTCTCGAGGGGTTCTTCCTGCGGACCGACACACCACAGGCCGTCGCCGATGTCGGCCGCCGAGCGGGCGGCCTTCGGGCCGAACGCGGAGACGACGATCGGCGGGAGTTCGTCGGGAAGGGTGTAGATCTTCGCGTTCTCGACGTCGTAGTAGGTACCATGATGGCTGTAGTTCTCGCCCTCCCAGAGGTCGCGGATCACGCCGACGGCCTCCTCGAGCATCTCCAGGCGGACCGCCGCCTCGGGCCAGCGGTCGCCCAGCACGTGCTCGTTCAGGTTCTCGCCGCTTCCGACGCCGAAGAAGAAGCGCCCGTCGAGCATCCGTGCCGTGGTCGCCGCGGCCTGGGCGAGGATCGCGGGGTGGATCCTGACGGTGGGACACGTGACGCCGACGCCGACGTCGATCTCGTCGGTGGCCTGTGCGATACCGCCGAGCGTGCTCCAGACGAACGGGCTCTCGCCCTGCGCTTCGACCCACGGGTGGAAGTGATCGGAGATCGAGACGAACTCGAAGCCGACCTCCTCGGCGCGGGCGGCGTTCTCGACCAGCGTGGTCGGGCCGTGCTCCTCGCTCGATAGGGTGTAGCCGAGAGCGACCATCGTCCCGACCTTCGGCGGCGGGGCTGTTAAGCGTGTATCCCGGCTGTCAGTACATGTCGTCAACCGCGGGATTGAAGGCCCCTTACACCCCCCGTTGGGGTAATGTGGCACGATCACGTGCTCACCGCAAAGCAGTTCTCGCGGGCGGACATCGAGACGGTGCTCGACCGCGCGGCCGACTTCGACGGCCCGACGGGCGACACCCGCCACACCGACTCGCTGCTCGGTCTGCTGTTCTTCGAACCCAGCACGCGCACCAAGATGAGCTTCGAGACGGCGATCAAACGCCTCGGCGGTGACACCATCGACATGGGATCGGTCGGCTCCTCGTCGGTGTCGAAGGGCGAGAGCCTCGCCGACACGGTGCGGGTGATCGAGGGCTACGCCGACGCGCTCGTCCTTCGCCACCCCAAACAGGGCGCGGCGAAGATGGCCAGCGAGTTCGTCGACGTGCCCGTGATCAACGCGGGCGACGGCGCGGGCCACCACCCCACCCAGACGCTGCTCGACCTCTACACCATCCGCGAGAACGCCGGCCTCGACGACCTCTCTATAGGTATCATGGGCGATCTGAAGTACGGGCGGACGGTCCACTCGCTCGCGCAGGCGCTGACGAACTTCGAGGTCACACAGCACTTTGTCAGCCCCGAGAGCCTCGCGCTCCCGCCGACGGTGCGCTACGACCTCGACGAGGCCGGCGCGTCGGTCGAGGAACACACCGGACTCGACGGCGTCCTCCCCGACCTCGACGTGCTGTACGTCACCCGGATCCAGCGCGAGCGGTTCCCCGACGAGAACGAGTACCGCGCCGTGGCGAGCGAGTACGGGATCGACCTCGGGACGCTCGAAAACGCGAAGGATGACCTCTCGATCATGCACCCCCTCCCGAGGGTCGACGAGATCGACCCCGCGATCGACGACACCGACCACGCGACGTACTTCGAACAGGCACACAACGGCATCCCCGTGCGGATGGCACTGCTCGACTTACTCCTATGACGGACGACCACCAACTCCGCGTCGGCAAGATCGAGAACGGCACCGTCATCGACCACGTCACCGGCGGCCAGGCGCTGAACGTCCTCGCGATCCTCGACATCGACGGGTCGGGCGGCGAGGAGGTCTCCGTCGGGATGAACGTCCCCTCGGATCGGATCGGACGAAAGGACATCGTGAAGGTCGAGGGCCGCGAGTTGAGCCAGGGCGAGGTCGACGTCCTCTCGCTGATCGCCCCCGACGCGACGATCAACATCGTCCGGAACTACGACGTGGTGGAGAAACACCGCGTCGAGCGCCCCGCGGAGGTCGTCGGCGTCCTCTCGTGTCCGAACGCCAACTGCATCACGACCGAACGCGAACCCGTCGACTCGCGCTTTACCGTCCTCGCGGACGGGGTCCGGTGTGCGTACTGCGGGACGCTGATCCGCGAGGAGTTCGCGACACACATCGACGTCGGATAGGTCGCTACCGAACGATCGTCACCGGGACGGGCGAGCGCCGGGCGACCGCTTCCGCGACGCTCCCCAGCAGGACTCGCGTCGCCCCGGTACGGCCGTGACTGCCGATCACGACCGCGTCGAAGCCGTCTCTACCCGCCATATCGACGATCTCGCGGACCGGGCTCCCGGTCTCGATTCGCGTCTCGATCCCGGCATCGACCTCGCTTCGCGCCGCGTCGAGGAGTTCCTCGGCGTGTTCACGCGCCTTCTCGTATCTCGGTATGGCCTCCGGATCGTCCGTGAACGCGGCCCAGTAGCCCTCGACGGGGATCACGTGTACCGCGGTGATCTCGCCGTCGGGAAACGCCTCGTGGGCGTACCGCAGTGCTTCGCGTGACTGGTCGGACTCGTCGATCGGAACGAGGATCTTCATCGTGATTTCCCTCGGACGTGTCTACGAAGGGAGCGGATAAAACCGATTCGCGCGTTCTCGGACGCTGGGAACTACCGGTCGGGAACCGCCGCGATGCGGGCGATCACGACACCCGGGCCCGCGGATCGGGAACGGGTACCAATGCTATGTCGTGTCGGCGCGTAGACCCGCCGGAGACATGTACGAGAGGATCCTCGTTCCGACGGACGGCAGCACCGACGCGGAGAACGCGCTCTCACACGCGGTCGAACTCGCGGCGGCGTTCGACGCGACGCTCCACGGCCTCTACGTCGTCGACCTCGACAGATACGGCAGCGTCGGCAGTTTCGACCCGCTCGACAAGCGCCTTGAGGGGATGGGCCGCGAGACGCTCGCGACCGTCGAGCGCGTCGCCGCCGACCGCGGCGTCGAGACCGTCACCGAACTCCGGGAGGGGTCGGTCCACCGCCAGATCAACGACTACGCCGCCGACCACGATATCGACGCCATCGTCATGGGGCCGCGGGGTCGCTCCAGACTCGACCGAATGTTGGTCGGAAGCGTGACCGAACGGGTGGTCCGCACCGCCGACCGACCCGTGATCGTCGTTCGAAAGCGGAGATAACCCGGTAGTACGACCGGAAGGTACTTCGATCCGGAGTCGTCATCTCGCGGTATGTCGTTCGTCGCGTCGCTCGAACCCGAGGCCGAACGGATCTGGGACGCCATCCACGAGCACCCGATGGTGCGGGGGATCGGCGACGGGAGTCTGGACGAGGAGCCGTTTCGCCACTGGGTCCGACAGGACTACGTCTACCTGATCGAGTACAACCGCGTCTTCGCGTTCGGGGCCGCCCGCGCGCCGGATCTCGCCCGGATCGAGCGCTTCGCCGACCTGCTCTCGGAGACGGTCTCGACCGAGATGGACCTGCATCGCTCCTACGCCGCGGAGTTCGGGATCGGCGAGACGGCGTTGGAGTCGACCGAGCCCTCGCCGACGACGCGCGCCTACACCGACTTCCTCGTGCGGACCGCGGCGACCGGGAGTTTCGGCGAACTGATCGCCGCGCTCCTGCCGTGTATGTGGGGGTTCAACGACACGGGGAGGAGGCTCGCCGAGGCGGGTCTGCCCGATCACGAGGGGTACGCACGCTGGATCGAGATGTACTCGAGTCCCGAGTTCACCGAACTCGCGGAGTGGTGCAAGGAACTCATGGACGAGGTGGCCGCCGGCGCGGGAGAGGCCCGTCGAGAACGGTATCGCGAGGCGTTTCTCACCTCCGCGCGCTACGAGTACCTGTTCTGGGACGCCGCCTGGAACGGCGAGGAGTGGCCGGTGTGAGCGGCCGCCCTCACTCGATCAGCGGGAGGACGACCGCGAAGACGATCGGCGAGCACAGCGCGATGGCGATCCCGCCGAACTCCATGAGCGTAAAGAGCGTCAGTTCCCACCCGGGGAGCGATCCGAACAGCGCCGGGCCGAGCGCGTGGCCGAGGATCCCGACGACGAACACCGCCACGCCGAGGGCGAAGCCGCCGCGGGCGTACTGGGAGTAGTCCATCCGCTGATACTGTCCCATACGTCGACGCACGACCATCGCGGATAAAACGCTGTCGACCACGTAGCAACGCACTTACGCGCCGCGCCGGTAGGACCCCCATGTTCGGGGTCGTCACGCGGAACCGAGAGGAGTGTACCTGGCCCGAGTTCGATCTCGCCTTCTACGAATCCAAGGACGTGAGCGGGCGCGCTGCGGAGCCGATCCCCGAGGCCGTCAACATGATCTCCTGTTTCGGGGACAACGCCGCCGCCGAGAGCTCCCCGGAGCTCGTCCCGCGCAACCGCGAGGGCGAACTCGCCACGCGCGAACGCCCGTACTTCGACTGGGCGTACATCTGCCCGACCCACGAGGGCTACCGCGAGGGCCTACTGGAGATGGTGAGCGAAGCGAGCGAGAAAAACGAGGACGTCCGCCTCGACGACGTGGGCTTCCCGCGTCAGGAGTACTGCTTCTGCGAGCGCTGTACCCGGTTGTTCGAGGAAAGCGAGTTCGAGGACCGCCTCGCGTGGCGCGCCTCCGTCATCACCGACTTTATCGCCGACGCCAGCGAGAGGATCCCCGGCAGGACCTATCTCACCCTCTATCCCGACCCGTACCCGGGCCACCTCTACGAGCGGGCCGGCCTCGACGTCGAGGCCATCGAACCCCACGTCGACGAGTTCGTGATTCCCCTCTACGACATGGCGTACTCCACTACCTACTGGCTCGAAACGATCGCCAGCGGCTTCGAGACGCTTCTGGAGACGCCCTTCAGCGTCGAACTCTACGCGGTCGACCTCGACATCGACGCCCTGATCCACGCCGCGGAGGTCGCAGCGGCCTACGGCGAGGACGTCTTCTTCGGCTACGACGCCGCCAACGCGCAGGCCGCGCTGCGGCGGATGCGTGCGGACTCGCGCGAGGGCGAGCGCTATGGCCCCGACTCCGCGTAGCTCACAGTTCGCGCTCGCGCCACGCGAGCAGGTCCTCGCGGTCGCGGGTGTCCTCGGGGAGATCCGAGAACCACCGCGCGGCGGAGATCTCGTCGTCGGGGTCGGCGATGTGGGTCTCGGTCGTGAGCGCGCGGGCGACGAACACGGGGATCACGCCCCAGGTCTCGTACTCCCCGCAGGTGATCGTGACCTGCGTGAGGACCCCCAGTCCCTCGTAGTCGGCGTCGACGCCGGCCTCCTCGGCGAGTTCGCGGACGGCGGCGCGCTGGAAGTCCTCCTCGGGGCCGACCTCGCCGCCCGGCAGCACCCACAGGTCGACGCCCTCGTGGCGCACGAGCAGGAGTTCCCCCGAGGGGCGATAGACGATGGTGTGGGCACCGTAGGGCGCGCCTGTACGCTCGACGCGCTCGGTCAGGGTGCGAAATCGCCTCCGTGAGACCCGACGGTGGCGGTCGCGTTCGAGGAACGCGTCGTGGCGCTCGCGCAGGTGGTGGTACGCCTGCTCGGCGCGCTGGCTCGCCTCGTTCGCGCGGTACCACAGCCCGTCGATCGTGGTCATCAGTCCCCCTCCAGCGGCGGGTCCGAATCGGAGATATGCATACCGGGGGAACGGCACGGACCGGGAATAACGCTTCGCCGGTCGAACCACGCTACTTTTACCGAACCGGGGGCTACCCGTGGGTATGAGCTTCGACGAGGACGACCGCGTCGTGCTGTCCGACGAGCACAGCGAGTTCGACGGCCAGGAAGGGCGGATCACGCAGGTGATGGAGACCATGTTCGGCGACGCCACCTACACGGTGAGCTTCGAGGACGGCCAGGAGACCGGCGTCCCCGAGTCGGACCTCTCGCCCGCCGACGCTACCGACGACGAGTAACGCGCGATGGCCGCCGTCCCGCTCCACTACGTCGACCTCCGGACCTTCTGTTACGCCACCGAGGACGAGAAACGGGTCGAGGAGGCGCTCCGGACCTACCTTCCCGAGGGGTTCGAGATCGAGCGCGCCGAGACCGAGGGCTATCACGGCGACCGCATCCTCGTCCTCTCGGCGCGCGTCGAGAACGCCGACGGGATTCGCCACGTTCTCGACACGCTCAGGGGATCGGCCGACCTGGAGCGGGTTCGCGACCAACTCGACGAGCGGGTGACCGAGAACTGCGAACTGTTCCTGTATCTCGACAAGCAGGCCGCCTTCGGCGGCGAGGCCGCGCTCGGCGAGGGGATCACCCTGCGGGCGAAGGTCGAGGCCTACCCCGCGAAGAAGGAGTCAGCAGTGGAAAACGTCCGCGAGATTCTGTAGGTCTCGCGACACCCCGTTGCCGACGACGGAACGTATTTCTCCCCGTACCGTGAGGGGCCGCGTATGTCAGAGGCGGACACGACCGAGCGCGGGCTTGTGAAGGCGCTCTCTCAACGCGATTTGTTAGTACTGGCGTTCGGCGCGATGATCGGCTGGGGATGGATCGTCCTCTCGGGCCAGTGGATAGACGAGGGCGGCCCGTTGGGCGCGATCTCGGCGTTCGTCATCGGGGGCGTCCTCGTGGTCTTCGTCGCGGTCATCTACGGCGAACTCGCCTCGGCGATGCCGTTCGTCGGCGGCGAGCACGTCTACAGCCACCGGGCGCTCGGGCCGTTGGGATCCTTTATCTGTACGTGGGCGATCTCCTTCGGCTACGTCAGCGTCGCCGCCTTCGAGGCCGTCGCCCTGCCGTCGGCGCTCGCGTACGTGGTTCCGGGGTTCAACGCGGTCGAACTCTGGTCGATCGCCGGCGATCCCGTCTACGCGACGTGGGTGCTCGTCGGCGCGGGCGGCGCGGCCGCCATGACCTACGTCAACTACGTCGGGATCCGCCCGGCCGCGCAGTTCCAGGCGGTCGTCACCCTCGTCATCGCGCTCGCGGGAGTAGTGTTGGTGATCGGCGCGGTCACAGGCGGCCAGCCCTCGCCCGACCCGCCCGTGATCGCCGGGGCGGCGGGGATCTTCGGGGTCGTGCTCGCGACGCCGTTCATGTTCGTCGGCTTCGACGTCATCCCGCAGGCCGCCGAAGAGGCCGACGTCCCCACGCGATCGCTGGGGACGATCATCGTCGTCGCCGTCCTGCTTGCGACGCTGTTCTACATCGCCGTCATCTGGGGATCGAGCCGTGCGCTTCCCGGGGCTCAACTGGTCGAGAGCCCGCTGCCGGCGGCGGCGGCCATGGAGGCGCTGTACGACAGCGCGACGGTCGGCCAGCTGATGGCCCTTGCCGGTATCGCCGGCATCCTCACGAGCTGGAACGCATTCATCATCGGCGGGAGTCGGGCGATCTTCGCGATGGCCGAATCGGGCATGCTACCGTCGTTCCTCGCGAAGACCCACCCCGAGTACAACACGCCCCACACCGCCATCGTCCTGATCGGCGTTTCGTCGGTTCTCGCGCCGCTGTTCGGCGAGGGGATGCTCGGCTGGATCGTCAACGCCGGCGGGCTGGGAATCGTCCTCGCGTGGCTGTTCGTCTGCGTCTCGTTTCTCGTCCTCCGGCGCCGGGAACCCGGAATGGATCGACCATTCAAAGTTCCCGCAGGCTACGCGACGGGCGGGGTCGCGCTCGTCCTCTCGGCCTTCTTCGTCTTCCTCTACCTCCCCGGCGGACCGTCGGCGCTCGTCTGGCCCTACGAGTGGCTGATGGTCCTGCTGTGGGCGCTTCTGGGCGTCGGGCTGTTCGCGCTCTCGCCGCGCGGGCGCGACCTCCTCTAGTCCTCGATCCAGTAGTCGCCATCGTCGTCGCGTCGCGCCCGCACGCCCGTCCCGACCCAGCCCTCGAACGCCCCGTCGAGGGTTCCCTCGGCGATCACCGGGCCGCGCGCCTCCAGTTGTCCGTCCGCGATTCGAACCTCGCAGTCGAGCACCGGCCTGCCGACGCTTCCGCCCTTCTCCACCGCGTCGTCGCGCTCGGGCGGAAACGTCAGCAGGTGCGGGACCGCGGGCGTCCCGAACAGCCGGCCCACCGGTCGATCCTGAAGCAGGTAGGCGTCGTGGAGTTCGGCGGGAAGCGGCGCGCTCGAATAGAAGGCCTCGACGCTCGCGAAGTTCGCCATCGAGAACCCCTCGGCCTCGGTCAGCCGGTCGAACTCCAGGGGCGTCCCGTAGACGTGCGTCGCGTCGTGGCGCTCGATCAGCGAGAGGGCGGGGTCGGGGCGGAACGCCCGGTGGAGCACGACCGTTCCGCCCGCGTACAGCGCCGGCAGCGTGCCCACGAGCAGGCCGTCGGTTCGAAAGAGCGAGGCGAGGTTCGCTACCCGCGACCGTCCCAGCCCCCACGCGGTCGTCCCGGCGATGCAGTTGCGCTCGACGGCCCGCGACGAGAACGCGTAGACGGTCGCGTCCTCCTCCGCCGGGGCGTGAAAGAGCAGCCAGGGATCCGGCGGCGAATCGGCAGGCTCGTACTCCGCCGGGTCGACCTCCGAGAGCTCCCCGAGGGTCGTGGTCTCGCGCACCTTCCGCAGGCGGTCGGACTGGGCGTCCTCGTGGAGGACGAGGCGCGGATCGAGTCGATCGACGAGCCCCGAGATCCCCGATTTCGAGCGATAGGGCGAGACCGACGCGAGCGCACACCCCAGACGACGGGTCGCGAAGACCAGCGCGAGGGTCTCGATCCGGTTCCGCGAGAGCAGCGCGATCCGGTCGCCGGGTTCGACGCCACGGCCGGCGAGCTTCCGGGCGAATCGCTCGGCGAGCGCCCCGAGGTCGGCGTAGCTGTAGCGTCTCCCCTCGCTGGTCTCGATCACGGCCGTCCGCTCGCCCCAAAGGACCGCCCGCCGGGAGAGCGACAGGGTCATCCGAGACGGACCTCCACGAGCGCCATCCCCGCCGAGGGGATCGCCTCGTTCAGGGTCGCTTCGAGGTCGGCCCACGTCTCGGGCCGGTGGCCC
The DNA window shown above is from Halalkalicoccus sp. NIPERK01 and carries:
- a CDS encoding redoxin domain-containing protein; translation: MIQLSGGIALASMAGCLGSDDDPKDTDEKNDPDDGENTKDGGENDKPKSGDDAPKVDVETHDGKTVTVEARDKPTIVMFADIESEECKSYSKTLVDLHEEYHDRAYVVTINSNLDVSKEDLKAFHEEYGGDWDHAMGHAKALEKYGIEASVTICVIDEHGKIAFRIDGEIDRETVEKLLEAYANGEIDQKDIEEVIEAYRKGEIDEKDVEEAIETYADD
- a CDS encoding DUF1918 domain-containing protein, with the translated sequence MSFDEDDRVVLSDEHSEFDGQEGRITQVMETMFGDATYTVSFEDGQETGVPESDLSPADATDDE
- a CDS encoding ATPase domain-containing protein, which codes for MSRRLPTGIDVLDRKLSGGIPAGSVVALSAAPASQSELLLYELTAPRETLYLTTERSVEAVRDAFERTTAPTGTPEIEQVASDAPLDEVSRLVETVPNGATVIVDPVDALERRDPARYRRFMNGLQTAMVNTESVAVLHCLAGNDPPAGRDLTEYMADVVFSLETTISGESIENRLAVPKFRGGRALSETIKLELAERVRIDTSRDIA
- a CDS encoding universal stress protein produces the protein MYERILVPTDGSTDAENALSHAVELAAAFDATLHGLYVVDLDRYGSVGSFDPLDKRLEGMGRETLATVERVAADRGVETVTELREGSVHRQINDYAADHDIDAIVMGPRGRSRLDRMLVGSVTERVVRTADRPVIVVRKRR
- a CDS encoding NUDIX hydrolase, which translates into the protein MTTIDGLWYRANEASQRAEQAYHHLRERHDAFLERDRHRRVSRRRFRTLTERVERTGAPYGAHTIVYRPSGELLLVRHEGVDLWVLPGGEVGPEEDFQRAAVRELAEEAGVDADYEGLGVLTQVTITCGEYETWGVIPVFVARALTTETHIADPDDEISAARWFSDLPEDTRDREDLLAWREREL
- a CDS encoding universal stress protein, encoding MKILVPIDESDQSREALRYAHEAFPDGEITAVHVIPVEGYWAAFTDDPEAIPRYEKAREHAEELLDAARSEVDAGIETRIETGSPVREIVDMAGRDGFDAVVIGSHGRTGATRVLLGSVAEAVARRSPVPVTIVR
- the tenA gene encoding thiaminase II, with translation MSFVASLEPEAERIWDAIHEHPMVRGIGDGSLDEEPFRHWVRQDYVYLIEYNRVFAFGAARAPDLARIERFADLLSETVSTEMDLHRSYAAEFGIGETALESTEPSPTTRAYTDFLVRTAATGSFGELIAALLPCMWGFNDTGRRLAEAGLPDHEGYARWIEMYSSPEFTELAEWCKELMDEVAAGAGEARRERYREAFLTSARYEYLFWDAAWNGEEWPV
- a CDS encoding TIGR03557 family F420-dependent LLM class oxidoreductase produces the protein MVALGYTLSSEEHGPTTLVENAARAEEVGFEFVSISDHFHPWVEAQGESPFVWSTLGGIAQATDEIDVGVGVTCPTVRIHPAILAQAAATTARMLDGRFFFGVGSGENLNEHVLGDRWPEAAVRLEMLEEAVGVIRDLWEGENYSHHGTYYDVENAKIYTLPDELPPIVVSAFGPKAARSAADIGDGLWCVGPQEEPLETYAEAGGDGPKYAQIDVCYAESEEEALDTVYETWPNGEISGELSQVLPTPAHFEQAAEMVDREDVAESATPLGPDPEPFVDSVEACVDAGYDHVYFHQIGPDQEGFFEFYEEHLRSAF
- a CDS encoding RNA-binding protein; this encodes MAAVPLHYVDLRTFCYATEDEKRVEEALRTYLPEGFEIERAETEGYHGDRILVLSARVENADGIRHVLDTLRGSADLERVRDQLDERVTENCELFLYLDKQAAFGGEAALGEGITLRAKVEAYPAKKESAVENVREIL
- a CDS encoding peptidylprolyl isomerase gives rise to the protein MSDEEEADAADEPETDAETEAESQSDEDASEGADGLSDGDFVRLAYTARTVEDDQLVDTTDREIAEDEGVDVEERNIEPRVIALGAGHLFETVEADIEGKEAGDSGSVVVPAEEAFGEYSEDEVRTVSAEKIPEDDRYPGAHVDIDGQHGHVETVIGGRARVDFNHPLAGEDIEYEYEIVEEVEDRVDRAKGMLSMFVDADLEMWVETDEVEEETVVEPDEEDEDAEPETEVETVEKETLYIEATPQLTMNQQWMFQKQQIAQDLMDRLDLDRVIIQETIEGGGMMGGLGGMMGGMGGGGGVEEALEDADVDADEIVEELEGELDAEE
- the pyrB gene encoding aspartate carbamoyltransferase, with translation MWHDHVLTAKQFSRADIETVLDRAADFDGPTGDTRHTDSLLGLLFFEPSTRTKMSFETAIKRLGGDTIDMGSVGSSSVSKGESLADTVRVIEGYADALVLRHPKQGAAKMASEFVDVPVINAGDGAGHHPTQTLLDLYTIRENAGLDDLSIGIMGDLKYGRTVHSLAQALTNFEVTQHFVSPESLALPPTVRYDLDEAGASVEEHTGLDGVLPDLDVLYVTRIQRERFPDENEYRAVASEYGIDLGTLENAKDDLSIMHPLPRVDEIDPAIDDTDHATYFEQAHNGIPVRMALLDLLL
- the cyaB gene encoding class IV adenylate cyclase, producing MYEVEMKVRADHGRVRDALRELGASARGAITQRDTYYDAPTRDFAETDEALRVRREERGGTERARLTYKGPLIGETSKTREEYETDLGDGDAAAAILDSLGFVPVETVEKVRERFSLAEYAVTLDSVAGVGEFVEVETEASEGDVDAAREGVARTVESLGLDPDEEIRVSYLELLLERDRDRP
- the pyrI gene encoding aspartate carbamoyltransferase regulatory subunit; protein product: MTDDHQLRVGKIENGTVIDHVTGGQALNVLAILDIDGSGGEEVSVGMNVPSDRIGRKDIVKVEGRELSQGEVDVLSLIAPDATINIVRNYDVVEKHRVERPAEVVGVLSCPNANCITTEREPVDSRFTVLADGVRCAYCGTLIREEFATHIDVG